The following coding sequences are from one Verrucosispora sp. WMMD573 window:
- a CDS encoding branched-chain amino acid aminotransferase has protein sequence MSGGDKIDFEIRPNPAPVSATDRAALLANPGFGRVFTDHMVTIRYADGKGWYDARVEARAPIPMDPASAVLHYAQEIFEGMKAYRAADGGVTMFRPFANAARFNTSAARMAMPALPEQTFVDSLHRLIEIDREWIPDGADGGSLYLRPFMFASEVFLGVRPANEYLYSVIASPVGAYFSGGVKPVTVWVSPDYTRAAPGGTGAAKCGGNYAASLAAQAEALEHGCDQVVFLDAVERRFVDELGGMNVFFVYEDGSIATPPLTGTILPGITRESVLTLAATAGHRIEERPVTFDDWRADAASGRLREVFACGTAAVITPIGQVRFPDGEFAVAGGEPGAVTMALRQQLVDLQRGKAEDPHNWVHRVF, from the coding sequence ATGAGCGGTGGTGACAAGATCGACTTCGAGATCCGTCCGAATCCCGCACCGGTATCGGCCACCGACCGGGCTGCGCTGCTGGCAAACCCCGGGTTCGGCCGGGTGTTCACCGACCACATGGTCACCATCCGCTACGCCGACGGCAAGGGCTGGTACGACGCGCGGGTCGAGGCGCGCGCACCGATCCCGATGGATCCCGCCAGCGCCGTGCTGCACTACGCGCAGGAGATCTTCGAGGGTATGAAGGCGTACCGGGCGGCCGACGGCGGGGTGACGATGTTCCGCCCGTTCGCCAACGCGGCCCGGTTCAACACCTCCGCCGCCCGGATGGCCATGCCGGCGCTGCCGGAGCAGACCTTCGTGGACTCGCTGCACCGGCTGATCGAGATCGACCGGGAGTGGATTCCCGACGGCGCGGACGGCGGCAGTCTCTACCTGCGGCCGTTCATGTTTGCCAGCGAGGTCTTTCTCGGCGTCCGCCCGGCCAACGAGTACCTCTACTCGGTGATCGCCTCACCCGTGGGGGCGTACTTTTCCGGCGGGGTCAAGCCGGTGACGGTCTGGGTCTCGCCCGACTACACCCGGGCGGCGCCCGGCGGCACCGGCGCGGCCAAGTGCGGCGGCAACTACGCCGCCTCGCTGGCCGCTCAGGCCGAGGCCCTCGAACACGGCTGCGACCAGGTGGTCTTTCTCGACGCCGTGGAGCGCCGGTTCGTCGACGAACTGGGCGGCATGAACGTCTTCTTCGTCTACGAGGACGGGTCGATCGCCACTCCGCCGCTGACCGGCACGATCCTGCCCGGCATCACCCGCGAGTCGGTGCTCACCCTGGCGGCGACGGCCGGGCACCGGATCGAGGAGCGACCGGTGACCTTCGACGACTGGCGGGCGGACGCCGCCAGCGGCCGGCTGCGCGAGGTCTTCGCCTGTGGCACCGCGGCGGTGATCACGCCGATCGGGCAGGTGCGTTTCCCGGACGGGGAGTTCGCCGTGGCCGGCGGGGAGCCGGGCGCCGTCACCATGGCGCTGCGCCAACAGCTCGTGGATCTTCAGCGGGGCAAGGCGGAGGATCCGCACAACTGGGTCCACCGCGTGTTCTGA
- the serA gene encoding phosphoglycerate dehydrogenase, whose product MTPVVLIAEELAPAAIEVLAHDFDVRHVDGTDRPALLSALSEADAVIVRSATQIDAEAIAAAPRLKVVARAGVGLDNVEVPAATARGVMVVNAPTSNIVSAAEQAVALLLAVARNTASASAALKAGEWKRSKYTGVELQGKTVGVVGLGRIGVLFASRIAAFGTRLIAYDPYIQPARAAQLGVRLVGLEELLRESDFISIHLPKTPETVGLIGEKELSIVKPGVRIVNAARGGLIDEQALADALAEGRVAGAGVDVYAKEPCTSSPLFAFDNVVATPHLGASTAEAQDKAGLAVAKSVKLALQGEFVPDAVNVQAGGVVAEDVRPLLPLAEKLGRAFTAVAGGVAASVTVEVRGEIVDHDVSVLKLAATKGLFSSVVEEQVTYVNAPHLAAQRGVEVSLDTQTETADHPVLVTVRGALPDGRTVSVSGTVTQAGARDVIKLTEVDGFDVEIGAEGILLFLRYADRPGVVGTVGTLLGQAGVNIAAMQVARREAGGETLMTLTVDQALGADLLTSAADSIGATSASAADLRDE is encoded by the coding sequence ATGACTCCTGTCGTACTGATCGCCGAAGAACTCGCCCCCGCCGCCATCGAGGTGCTCGCCCACGACTTCGACGTCCGGCACGTGGACGGCACCGACCGCCCGGCCCTGCTCTCGGCGCTCTCCGAGGCCGACGCCGTCATCGTCCGCAGCGCCACCCAGATCGACGCCGAGGCCATCGCCGCCGCCCCCCGACTCAAGGTCGTGGCCCGGGCCGGTGTCGGCCTGGACAACGTCGAGGTACCGGCCGCCACCGCGCGGGGCGTCATGGTCGTCAACGCCCCCACCTCCAACATCGTCTCCGCCGCCGAGCAGGCCGTCGCGCTGCTGCTCGCGGTAGCCCGCAACACCGCGAGCGCCAGCGCAGCGCTCAAGGCGGGGGAGTGGAAGCGGTCGAAGTACACGGGTGTGGAGCTTCAGGGCAAGACCGTGGGCGTGGTCGGCCTCGGCCGGATCGGCGTGCTCTTCGCCTCCCGGATCGCCGCCTTCGGCACCCGGCTCATCGCGTACGACCCGTACATCCAGCCGGCCCGGGCCGCGCAGCTCGGCGTACGCCTGGTGGGCCTGGAGGAGCTGCTGCGGGAGAGCGACTTCATCTCGATCCACCTGCCGAAGACCCCCGAGACCGTGGGCCTGATCGGTGAGAAGGAGCTGTCCATCGTCAAGCCGGGCGTACGCATCGTCAACGCCGCCCGGGGCGGGTTGATCGACGAGCAGGCCCTCGCCGACGCGCTCGCCGAGGGTAGGGTCGCCGGTGCCGGGGTTGACGTCTACGCCAAGGAGCCGTGCACCTCCTCGCCGCTGTTCGCCTTCGACAACGTGGTGGCCACCCCGCACCTGGGCGCCTCCACCGCCGAGGCACAGGACAAGGCCGGCCTCGCGGTCGCCAAGAGCGTGAAGCTCGCCCTGCAGGGCGAGTTCGTGCCGGACGCGGTGAACGTGCAGGCCGGCGGCGTGGTCGCCGAGGACGTCCGGCCGTTGCTGCCGCTGGCCGAGAAGCTCGGCCGCGCCTTCACCGCGGTGGCCGGCGGGGTCGCCGCCAGCGTCACCGTCGAGGTACGCGGCGAGATCGTCGACCACGACGTGTCGGTGCTCAAGCTCGCCGCCACCAAGGGGCTGTTCAGCTCGGTGGTCGAGGAGCAGGTGACCTACGTCAACGCGCCGCACCTGGCCGCGCAGCGCGGGGTGGAGGTGTCGCTGGACACCCAGACCGAGACCGCCGACCACCCGGTCCTGGTCACCGTGCGCGGCGCGCTGCCCGACGGCCGTACGGTAAGTGTTTCCGGCACCGTCACCCAGGCTGGCGCCCGCGACGTCATCAAGTTGACCGAGGTGGACGGCTTCGACGTGGAGATCGGCGCCGAGGGCATTCTGCTCTTCCTCCGCTACGCCGACCGTCCGGGCGTGGTCGGCACCGTCGGCACCCTGCTCGGTCAGGCCGGCGTCAACATCGCGGCGATGCAGGTGGCCCGTCGGGAGGCCGGCGGTGAGACGCTGATGACCCTCACCGTGGACCAGGCGCTCGGTGCCGACCTGCTCACCTCGGCCGCCGACTCGATCGGGGCCACCTCGGCCAGCGCTGCCGACCTGCGCGACGAGTAG
- a CDS encoding tyrosine-protein phosphatase has product MDATEQTRRIPFTRMFNFRDVGGYRGLDGRTVRTGRLYRSDSLHGMDESDREAFAALGVRTVVDLRRPQEVERYGRVPDFDGLTYRHIHPEHAHWEEQPYRPDTDLARYLADRYADLARTGTAGLAEAIGLIADSANAPVVVHCVAGKDRTGIVCGLTLAVLGVEDTEIAADYALSTEASQRFAAWVATAHPEVPELPMPYLSSPAETMLLFLTEIREGHGSVDDYLRHAGVTDEQLAALRDHLLT; this is encoded by the coding sequence ATGGACGCCACTGAGCAGACTCGCAGAATCCCCTTCACCAGGATGTTCAACTTCCGGGACGTGGGCGGCTACCGCGGCCTGGACGGACGGACCGTCCGTACCGGAAGGCTCTACCGCTCCGACTCGCTGCACGGAATGGACGAGTCCGACCGGGAGGCGTTCGCCGCGCTCGGCGTGCGGACCGTTGTCGACCTGCGCCGACCGCAGGAGGTCGAGCGATACGGCCGGGTGCCCGACTTCGACGGCCTCACCTACCGGCACATCCACCCGGAGCACGCGCACTGGGAGGAGCAGCCGTACCGGCCCGACACCGATCTGGCCCGCTACCTGGCCGACCGGTACGCCGACCTGGCCCGCACCGGCACCGCCGGTCTCGCCGAGGCGATCGGCCTCATCGCCGACAGCGCGAACGCGCCGGTGGTGGTGCACTGCGTCGCGGGCAAGGATCGCACCGGCATCGTCTGCGGCCTGACCCTCGCGGTGCTCGGCGTCGAGGACACCGAGATCGCGGCGGACTACGCGCTCAGCACCGAGGCGTCGCAGCGCTTCGCCGCCTGGGTGGCCACCGCGCATCCCGAGGTGCCCGAGCTGCCCATGCCGTACCTGTCCTCACCGGCCGAGACGATGTTGCTCTTCCTAACCGAGATCCGGGAGGGGCACGGCTCGGTCGACGACTACCTGCGGCACGCCGGGGTCACCGACGAGCAACTCGCCGCCCTGCGTGATCACCTGCTGACCTAG
- the ilvC gene encoding ketol-acid reductoisomerase: protein MSVEVYYDDDADLGLIQAKKVAVIGYGSQGHAHALSLRDSGVDVVIGLPEGSKSRPKAEEQGLRVLTPAEAAAEADVIMVLAPDTAQRHIYAESIAPNLSAGKALFFGHGFNIRYGLIKPPAGVDVAMVAPKGPGHLVRRQYVDGKGVPCLVAVEQDGSGSAFALALSYAKGIGGTRAGAIKTTFTEETETDLFGEQAVLCGGAAALVQTGFEVLTEAGYAPEVAYFECLHELKLIVDLMYEGGIARMRYSVSDTAEYGDLSRGPRVIDGRVKEEMRKILGEIQNGEFAREWVAEDEAGRPNYNKWRTEGAAHPIEETGAKLRGMMSWVDRPITETA, encoded by the coding sequence ATGAGCGTTGAGGTGTACTACGACGACGACGCCGACCTGGGCCTGATCCAGGCGAAGAAGGTCGCCGTGATCGGGTACGGCAGCCAGGGCCACGCCCACGCGTTGTCGCTGCGCGACTCCGGTGTCGACGTGGTGATCGGTCTGCCGGAGGGCTCGAAGAGCCGGCCGAAGGCCGAGGAGCAGGGGCTGCGGGTGCTCACCCCGGCCGAGGCGGCGGCCGAGGCCGACGTGATCATGGTCCTCGCGCCGGACACCGCGCAGCGTCACATCTACGCCGAGTCGATCGCGCCGAACCTCAGCGCGGGCAAGGCGCTGTTCTTCGGCCACGGGTTCAACATCCGGTACGGGCTGATCAAGCCGCCGGCCGGGGTGGACGTGGCGATGGTCGCCCCGAAGGGCCCCGGTCACCTGGTCCGCCGGCAGTACGTCGACGGCAAGGGCGTGCCGTGCCTGGTCGCCGTCGAGCAGGACGGCAGCGGCAGCGCGTTCGCGCTGGCCCTGTCGTACGCCAAGGGCATCGGCGGCACCCGGGCGGGCGCGATCAAGACCACCTTCACCGAGGAGACCGAGACCGACCTCTTCGGCGAGCAGGCGGTGCTCTGCGGTGGTGCGGCGGCGCTGGTGCAGACCGGTTTCGAGGTGCTCACCGAGGCCGGCTACGCGCCCGAGGTGGCCTACTTCGAGTGCCTGCACGAGCTGAAGCTGATCGTGGACCTGATGTACGAGGGCGGCATCGCCCGGATGCGCTACAGCGTCTCCGACACCGCCGAGTACGGCGACCTCTCCCGTGGGCCGCGGGTCATCGACGGCCGGGTCAAGGAGGAGATGCGCAAGATCCTCGGTGAGATCCAGAACGGCGAGTTCGCCCGTGAGTGGGTGGCCGAGGACGAGGCCGGGCGGCCCAACTACAACAAGTGGCGCACCGAGGGCGCGGCGCACCCGATCGAGGAGACCGGCGCGAAGCTGCGCGGCATGATGAGTTGGGTGGACCGGCCGATCACCGAGACCGCCTGA
- a CDS encoding 3-isopropylmalate dehydrogenase: MARIAVVAGDGIGPEVVAEARKVVDAVLPGVEVTEYDLGAARYHRTGEVLPDSVLDELAGHDAILLGAVGDPTVPPGVLERGLLLKLRFAFDQYVNLRPSRLWPGVTSPLAAVKPGEVDLVVVREGTEGLYAGAGGSLHRGTPAEIATEESLNTRHGVERVIRDAFARAARRERRKVTLVHKTNVLTHAGSLWSRTFETVAAEHPDIATEYQHVDAAAMFLVTQPQRYDVVVTDNLFGDILTDIAAAVTGGIGLAASGSINPDGTYPSMFEPVHGSAPDIAGRGVADPVAAVLSAALLLDQLGHADAAARITAAVSAELAARSPEVTVRTAEVGDRIAAQAGG; the protein is encoded by the coding sequence GTGGCACGCATCGCGGTGGTGGCCGGGGACGGGATCGGCCCCGAGGTGGTCGCGGAGGCCCGCAAGGTCGTCGACGCGGTGCTGCCCGGTGTCGAGGTGACCGAGTACGACCTCGGTGCGGCACGTTACCACCGCACCGGCGAGGTCCTGCCCGACTCGGTGCTCGACGAGTTGGCCGGGCACGACGCGATCCTGCTCGGCGCGGTGGGCGATCCGACCGTGCCGCCCGGCGTCCTGGAACGCGGTCTGCTGCTCAAGCTGCGCTTCGCCTTCGACCAGTACGTCAACCTGCGTCCGTCGCGGCTCTGGCCGGGGGTGACCAGCCCGCTCGCGGCGGTCAAGCCGGGTGAGGTCGACCTGGTGGTCGTCCGGGAGGGCACCGAGGGCCTGTACGCCGGTGCCGGCGGCTCGCTGCACCGGGGCACTCCGGCCGAGATCGCCACCGAGGAGAGCCTGAACACCCGGCACGGTGTGGAGCGGGTGATCCGGGACGCCTTCGCTCGCGCGGCCCGGCGCGAGCGGCGCAAGGTGACCCTGGTGCACAAGACGAACGTGCTCACCCACGCCGGCTCGCTGTGGTCACGCACCTTCGAGACGGTCGCCGCCGAGCACCCGGACATCGCCACCGAGTACCAGCACGTCGACGCCGCGGCGATGTTCCTGGTCACCCAGCCGCAGCGGTACGACGTGGTGGTCACCGACAACCTCTTCGGCGACATCCTGACCGACATCGCCGCCGCCGTCACCGGTGGCATCGGCTTGGCCGCAAGCGGCTCCATCAATCCCGACGGGACGTACCCGTCGATGTTCGAGCCGGTACACGGCTCCGCGCCGGACATCGCCGGCCGTGGCGTCGCCGACCCGGTCGCCGCCGTGCTCTCGGCGGCGCTGCTGCTCGATCAGCTCGGGCACGCCGACGCCGCCGCCCGGATCACCGCAGCGGTCAGCGCGGAGTTGGCCGCCCGGAGCCCCGAGGTGACGGTACGCACCGCCGAGGTGGGCGACCGGATCGCGGCGCAGGCCGGCGGCTGA
- a CDS encoding PRC-barrel domain-containing protein yields the protein MDRLNPNNTNATPDPELRAVDQSVVAGGAPAGAFDPWSYRDEAGVADTNLVGYKVEASDGSIGKIDSDSAEVNASYLVVDTGPWIFGKKVMLPAGTVNHVDHEEQKVFVDRTKDQIKAAPEYDETATDPAYRDKLGGYYNDTYTAMPPGGPLR from the coding sequence ATGGACAGGCTCAACCCGAACAACACGAACGCCACACCGGACCCGGAGCTGCGCGCCGTCGACCAGAGCGTCGTCGCGGGCGGCGCCCCCGCCGGTGCCTTCGACCCCTGGAGCTACCGGGACGAAGCCGGAGTGGCCGACACGAACCTGGTCGGCTACAAGGTGGAGGCCAGCGACGGCTCGATCGGCAAGATCGACAGTGACAGCGCCGAGGTCAACGCCAGCTACCTGGTGGTGGACACCGGGCCGTGGATCTTCGGCAAGAAGGTCATGCTCCCGGCCGGGACGGTGAACCACGTCGACCACGAGGAGCAGAAGGTCTTCGTCGACCGCACCAAGGACCAGATCAAGGCCGCGCCGGAGTACGACGAGACGGCCACCGACCCGGCCTACCGGGACAAGCTCGGCGGCTACTACAACGACACGTACACGGCCATGCCGCCCGGCGGCCCCCTGCGGTAA
- the ilvN gene encoding acetolactate synthase small subunit, producing MTIHTLSVLVENKPGVLARVSGLFSRRGFNIDSLAVGETENPDVSRITIVVNAESSPLEQVTKQLNKLVNVLKIVELDPGTSVARELLLVKVRADRNARGQVLETVNLFRARVVDVAADTLTVEATGTPDKLDALLRDLEPFGIKEMVQSGLVAIGRGSRAITAGPALRAA from the coding sequence GTGACCATTCACACCCTCTCCGTCCTGGTGGAGAACAAGCCGGGCGTGCTGGCCCGGGTCTCCGGGCTGTTCTCCAGGCGTGGGTTCAACATCGACAGTCTCGCGGTCGGAGAGACCGAGAACCCGGACGTCTCGCGGATCACCATCGTGGTCAACGCGGAGTCCTCGCCGTTGGAACAGGTCACCAAGCAGCTCAACAAGCTGGTCAACGTACTCAAGATCGTCGAACTGGATCCGGGTACCTCGGTGGCCCGCGAGTTGCTGCTGGTGAAGGTGCGCGCGGACCGGAACGCCCGCGGCCAGGTCCTGGAGACGGTGAACCTGTTCCGGGCCCGGGTGGTCGACGTGGCCGCCGACACCCTCACCGTCGAGGCGACCGGCACCCCGGACAAGCTCGACGCGCTGCTGCGCGACCTTGAGCCCTTCGGCATCAAGGAGATGGTCCAGTCGGGCCTGGTGGCTATCGGGCGCGGCTCGCGTGCGATCACCGCCGGCCCCGCCCTGCGGGCCGCCTGA
- a CDS encoding FAD:protein FMN transferase, with amino-acid sequence MWTDEQPRTRWVDPAVFRFRRPDLRLGAREQRPDRADLVAGNRIAVRHTVRTSTAAYTLLLNAPEWLGRRGTGAALRDAVAELRAIDLTYGPNRPDSLVSRLRRGEISPESYPPLTDLVNRCAAMRAATDGWFDAWAVPGGFDPGGLLGGWAVERAAARLREAGIHDYAVLTGADLVVRGQAAHGGPWRIAVHHPTDRGRAPLLLEMTAGALGTSGVTGRQGHVVDPHTGEPAAQLVAATVIGPDLAVADAYATALYAAGRAGLAWFRPESDYRVLFAAPR; translated from the coding sequence ATGTGGACCGACGAGCAACCACGAACCCGCTGGGTGGACCCGGCGGTCTTTCGCTTCCGCCGGCCCGACCTGCGACTGGGCGCCCGGGAGCAACGGCCGGACCGGGCCGATCTGGTGGCCGGGAATCGGATCGCCGTCCGGCACACCGTCCGCACCTCGACGGCGGCGTACACCCTGCTGCTGAACGCCCCCGAGTGGTTGGGTCGGCGCGGCACCGGCGCGGCGCTGCGGGACGCGGTGGCCGAATTGCGGGCGATCGACCTGACGTACGGCCCGAACCGCCCGGACAGTCTGGTGTCCCGGCTGCGCCGGGGAGAGATCAGCCCAGAGTCGTACCCGCCGTTGACCGATCTGGTGAATCGCTGTGCGGCGATGCGCGCGGCCACGGACGGTTGGTTCGACGCGTGGGCGGTGCCCGGCGGCTTCGACCCGGGCGGCCTGCTCGGCGGGTGGGCGGTCGAGCGGGCCGCAGCCCGGTTGCGCGAGGCCGGCATCCACGACTACGCCGTGCTCACCGGCGCTGACCTGGTGGTACGCGGCCAGGCCGCGCACGGCGGCCCGTGGCGGATCGCGGTGCACCACCCCACCGACCGAGGCCGAGCACCGCTGCTGCTGGAGATGACGGCCGGCGCGCTCGGCACCTCCGGGGTGACCGGACGACAGGGTCACGTGGTGGACCCGCACACCGGCGAGCCGGCGGCGCAGCTGGTCGCCGCCACCGTGATCGGCCCCGACCTCGCGGTCGCCGACGCCTACGCCACCGCCCTGTACGCCGCCGGACGGGCCGGGCTTGCCTGGTTCCGCCCGGAGTCGGACTACCGGGTGCTCTTCGCCGCACCGCGCTGA